The following proteins are co-located in the Gossypium hirsutum isolate 1008001.06 chromosome A02, Gossypium_hirsutum_v2.1, whole genome shotgun sequence genome:
- the LOC107951100 gene encoding uncharacterized protein isoform X1: MEEEKEKRRWSVAYTKHIKQKRKVYHDGFLDLHISSNKLMLYDESDKLLECRMLRRDEVVSSAQTLTFAAYFVDVGLLQSPPYLNFSDARKKSNEVKPIDRSLSPSQKIIREFKKNELQKYVALQTGPTTTKASVTEWQVLYTTQVTQKAKKYHDGFLKLVNSAALQRQIMLYDGSKKLINSRFLNKDEVIQSGESITFDAHLVNIGEAEGNHPGLMDSDVHVSNYNAAGKTKMIHRVQNRLKTRKLFLKGKPQKIASSKVYSDPSFIIPISAETKSSQNISADKPLRDATQILSILRKPMIQVGIATQSIAKNVMNPVSSVKDPQNSYSTKNFIECSQLQEISIAHHGSSGKLDNTESNECIDIKIPPDIYSKGLDSVAKSSCSGNKSSKNTEVRNLHQVHSENLESYTKCCNEESVLGSWSRAAETCHERVGLMEDCTEVKNSREAGRCPSFDLGFD, translated from the exons ATGGAAGAAGAGAAGGAGAAGAGGAGGTGGAGTGTTGCGTACACCAAGCACATCAAACAGAAGCGCAAAGTTTATCATGACGGTTTCTTGGATCTTCACATTTCATCCAACAAG TTGATGTTGTACGATGAGTCCGACAAGCTTCTAGAATGCAGGATGTTGAGAAGAGATGAAGTCGTTAGCTCTGCCCAAACCCTCACTTTCGCTGCATATTTTGTTGACGTTGGCCTTCTCCAGTCTCCTCCTTATCTTAATTTTTCAGATGCCAGAAAAAAGAGCAATGAAGTCAAGCCAATTGATCGAAGTCTGAGCCCTTCACAAAAGATAATCAGAG AGTTCAAGAAGAATGAACTTCAAAAATATGTTGCTCTGCAAACTGGTCCAACTACAACGAAAGCTAGTGTCACAG AATGGCAGGTCTTGTATACTACACAAGTAACTCAAAAGGCCAAGAAGTACCATGATGGCTTCTTAAAACTCGTAAATTCTGCAGCGCTGCAGAGACAG ATTATGTTATATGATGGAAGCAAGAAACTAATAAATAGCAGATTCCTCAATAAAGATGAAGTAATACAATCTGGTGAATCAATAACGTTTGATGCTCATTTGGTAAATATTGGAGAAGCTGAAGGAAACCATCCAGGCCTTATGGACTCTGATGTCCATGTAAGCAATTATAATGCTGCTGGAAAAACAAAGATGATACACAGAGTGCAGAATCGTCTTAAAACCCGCAAATTGTTTTTGAAAG GGAAACCTCAAAAAATTGCTTCTTCAAAGGTATATTCAGATCCAAGTTTTATCATCCCAATTAGTGCTGAGACAAAATCAAGCCAGAATATATCTGCAGACAAGCCTTTACGTGATG CTACTCAAATCCTGTCCATCCTCCGGAAACCTATGATACAAGTGGGCATAGCCACACAATCTATTGCTAAGAACGTCATGAATCCAGTCAGCTCTGTGAAGGATCCTCAAAATTCATATTCAACTAAAAACTTTATTGAATGTAGCCAGCTACAAGAGATATCAATAGCTCACCATGGATCAAGTGGGAAATTGGATAATACTGAATCAAATGAATGCATAGACATAAAAATACCCCCCGATATCTATTCTAAAG GGCTGGATTCAGTAGCCAAATCCAGTTGTAGTGGCAATAAATCCTCCAAGAACACTGAAGTCAGAAACTTGCATCAG GTTCACTCGGAAAATTTGGAGTCGTATACTAAATGCTGTAATGAAGAGTCAGTGCTTGGTAGCTGGAGTCGAGCTGCAGAAACTTGTCATGAGAGAGTTGGTCTAATGGAGGATTGTACAGAAGTCAAGAATTCAAGGGAAGCAGGTAGGTGCCCTAGTTTTGATCTTGGATTTGACTGA
- the LOC107951100 gene encoding uncharacterized protein isoform X2 — protein MTVSWIFTFHPTRMLRRDEVVSSAQTLTFAAYFVDVGLLQSPPYLNFSDARKKSNEVKPIDRSLSPSQKIIREFKKNELQKYVALQTGPTTTKASVTEWQVLYTTQVTQKAKKYHDGFLKLVNSAALQRQIMLYDGSKKLINSRFLNKDEVIQSGESITFDAHLVNIGEAEGNHPGLMDSDVHVSNYNAAGKTKMIHRVQNRLKTRKLFLKGKPQKIASSKVYSDPSFIIPISAETKSSQNISADKPLRDATQILSILRKPMIQVGIATQSIAKNVMNPVSSVKDPQNSYSTKNFIECSQLQEISIAHHGSSGKLDNTESNECIDIKIPPDIYSKGLDSVAKSSCSGNKSSKNTEVRNLHQVHSENLESYTKCCNEESVLGSWSRAAETCHERVGLMEDCTEVKNSREAGRCPSFDLGFD, from the exons ATGACGGTTTCTTGGATCTTCACATTTCATCCAACAAG GATGTTGAGAAGAGATGAAGTCGTTAGCTCTGCCCAAACCCTCACTTTCGCTGCATATTTTGTTGACGTTGGCCTTCTCCAGTCTCCTCCTTATCTTAATTTTTCAGATGCCAGAAAAAAGAGCAATGAAGTCAAGCCAATTGATCGAAGTCTGAGCCCTTCACAAAAGATAATCAGAG AGTTCAAGAAGAATGAACTTCAAAAATATGTTGCTCTGCAAACTGGTCCAACTACAACGAAAGCTAGTGTCACAG AATGGCAGGTCTTGTATACTACACAAGTAACTCAAAAGGCCAAGAAGTACCATGATGGCTTCTTAAAACTCGTAAATTCTGCAGCGCTGCAGAGACAG ATTATGTTATATGATGGAAGCAAGAAACTAATAAATAGCAGATTCCTCAATAAAGATGAAGTAATACAATCTGGTGAATCAATAACGTTTGATGCTCATTTGGTAAATATTGGAGAAGCTGAAGGAAACCATCCAGGCCTTATGGACTCTGATGTCCATGTAAGCAATTATAATGCTGCTGGAAAAACAAAGATGATACACAGAGTGCAGAATCGTCTTAAAACCCGCAAATTGTTTTTGAAAG GGAAACCTCAAAAAATTGCTTCTTCAAAGGTATATTCAGATCCAAGTTTTATCATCCCAATTAGTGCTGAGACAAAATCAAGCCAGAATATATCTGCAGACAAGCCTTTACGTGATG CTACTCAAATCCTGTCCATCCTCCGGAAACCTATGATACAAGTGGGCATAGCCACACAATCTATTGCTAAGAACGTCATGAATCCAGTCAGCTCTGTGAAGGATCCTCAAAATTCATATTCAACTAAAAACTTTATTGAATGTAGCCAGCTACAAGAGATATCAATAGCTCACCATGGATCAAGTGGGAAATTGGATAATACTGAATCAAATGAATGCATAGACATAAAAATACCCCCCGATATCTATTCTAAAG GGCTGGATTCAGTAGCCAAATCCAGTTGTAGTGGCAATAAATCCTCCAAGAACACTGAAGTCAGAAACTTGCATCAG GTTCACTCGGAAAATTTGGAGTCGTATACTAAATGCTGTAATGAAGAGTCAGTGCTTGGTAGCTGGAGTCGAGCTGCAGAAACTTGTCATGAGAGAGTTGGTCTAATGGAGGATTGTACAGAAGTCAAGAATTCAAGGGAAGCAGGTAGGTGCCCTAGTTTTGATCTTGGATTTGACTGA